One window from the genome of Crassostrea angulata isolate pt1a10 chromosome 2, ASM2561291v2, whole genome shotgun sequence encodes:
- the LOC128172457 gene encoding collectin-12-like isoform X1 yields the protein MSLIIFMVTLIAYTEGQSLYNDIENNISFYTTQACYKECYDRDVQLQTQVTNLENQLNSLREKEEILQFQLKCENKTGKYQAGNVTDTQYCFIRSSLTWDDGKTKCQSFNSYLLEINSEAEQSWLMEEISEDRWWIGAREDTDNEVWVWDHSGDELVFQNWDTVGSQPSGGTAEDCALSDEGLWHDYPCDSRYNIICERGK from the exons ATGAGTCTTATCATTTTTATGGTTACTCTGATCGCTTATACTGAGGGCCAATCTCTGTACAATGACATTGAGAACAACATATCGTTTTATACCACACAAGCCTGTTATAAAGAATGCTATG ATAGAGATGTGCAATTGCAAACACAAGTAACGAATCTAGAAAATCAACTGAATTCGCTTAGAG aaaagGAGGAGATTTTGCAATTTCAGCTTAAATGTGAAAACAAAACAGGAAAAT atCAAGCAGGAAATGTTACAGATACTCAGTATTGCTTCATTCGTTCATCATTAACATGGGATGATGGGAAG ACGAAATGCCAATCATTTAACTCGTATCTTCTTGAGATCAACTCTGAGGCAGAACAAAGCTGGTTAATGGAAGAAA ttTCAGAAGACAGGTGGTGGATTGGAGCCAGAGAGGACACAGACAATGAAGTTTGGGTGTGGGATCACTCAGGGGATGAGCTGGTCTTCCAAAACTGGGATACAGTTGGGTCTCAACCAAGCGGTGGCACTGCTGAGGATTGTGCTTTGTCAGATGAGGGCCTTTGGCATGATTATCCGTGCGATTCaagatataatataatttgtgAGAGGGGCAAATAA
- the LOC128172457 gene encoding collectin-12-like isoform X2: MSLIIFMVTLIAYTEGQSLYNDIENNISFYTTQACYKECYEKEEILQFQLKCENKTGKYQAGNVTDTQYCFIRSSLTWDDGKTKCQSFNSYLLEINSEAEQSWLMEEISEDRWWIGAREDTDNEVWVWDHSGDELVFQNWDTVGSQPSGGTAEDCALSDEGLWHDYPCDSRYNIICERGK, translated from the exons ATGAGTCTTATCATTTTTATGGTTACTCTGATCGCTTATACTGAGGGCCAATCTCTGTACAATGACATTGAGAACAACATATCGTTTTATACCACACAAGCCTGTTATAAAGAATGCTATG aaaagGAGGAGATTTTGCAATTTCAGCTTAAATGTGAAAACAAAACAGGAAAAT atCAAGCAGGAAATGTTACAGATACTCAGTATTGCTTCATTCGTTCATCATTAACATGGGATGATGGGAAG ACGAAATGCCAATCATTTAACTCGTATCTTCTTGAGATCAACTCTGAGGCAGAACAAAGCTGGTTAATGGAAGAAA ttTCAGAAGACAGGTGGTGGATTGGAGCCAGAGAGGACACAGACAATGAAGTTTGGGTGTGGGATCACTCAGGGGATGAGCTGGTCTTCCAAAACTGGGATACAGTTGGGTCTCAACCAAGCGGTGGCACTGCTGAGGATTGTGCTTTGTCAGATGAGGGCCTTTGGCATGATTATCCGTGCGATTCaagatataatataatttgtgAGAGGGGCAAATAA
- the LOC128172454 gene encoding hepatic lectin-like, with amino-acid sequence MAGLYLIQVTILICLIACVDGQALYEEICVNKIVNEMHQFYDREMQLQTQVNKLKDQLGSCTCRDKVEFLQFHLSCLSEKGIYQEQSVTKNQYCFIKSASTWTDSKTKCQSFGGHLLEIETQSEQTWLKGKVSILGERLWIGAVLDTIKNLWVWDHSGTALNFTNWHPEEPNGEGREQCALIWNADLWQDYPCTDLFYIICERK; translated from the exons ATGGCTGGACTGTATTTAATTCAGGTGACAATTTTGATATGTTTGATTGCCTGTGTTGATGGACAGGCTTTGTATGAAGAGATATGCGTgaacaaaattgtaaatgagATGCACCAATTTTATG ATAGAGAGATGCAACTCCAGACACAAGTGAACAAACTAAAAGATCAACTTGGTTCTTGTACATGTAGAG ACAAAGTAGAGTTTTTACAATTTCATCTGAGCTGTTTAAGTGAAAAGGGAATCT ATCAAGAACAAAGTGTTACAAAGAATCAGTATTGTTTCATAAAATCGGCTTCTACATGGACTGACAGCAAG ACAAAGTGCCAGTCGTTCGGGGGACACCTTCTCGAAATTGAAACACAGTCTGAGCAGACCTGGTTAAAGGGAAAAG TCTCCATCTTGGGAGAACGATTGTGGATCGGCGCAGTTTTAGACACAATAAAAAATCTATGGGTTTGGGATCATTCAGGCACTGCACTGAATTTTACGAACTGGCATCCAGAAGAACCAAATGGTGAAGGACGTGAACAGTGTGCTCTGATATGGAACGCTGACCTGTGGCAGGATTATCCTTGCACTGACTTGTTTTACATCATCTGTGAAAGGAAATAA
- the LOC128172460 gene encoding perlucin-like — MAYLLVLMIMLICDSTGQPLYNNLGYEESVDNTLTCYAEFYSRELQLEKQIKKLTKEIDYLKDWTSFVNSEYWLGREVGTWNDAQASCKAVDSKLVEIESEAEDVFVRALAMKLTGSVWLGGTDFGVEGRWVWESDRSAFSYSAWNTAKGQPNDYFKQNCLTLSLNNNLTWFDQNCDMTYQYICERNFFPN, encoded by the exons ATGGCATATCTTTTAGTTTTAATGATCATGTTGATCTGTGATAGCACCGGTCAACCTCTCTACAACAACCTTGGGTATGAGGAATCGGTTGATAATACGCTGACCTGTTATGCGGAATTTTACA GCAGGGAATTACaacttgaaaaacaaattaagaaGCTTACAAAAGAGATTGACTATTTAAAAG ATTGGACTTCTTTCGTGAATTCCGAGTATTGGTTAGGACGCGAAGTGGGAACCTGGAATGACGCTCAG GCGAGTTGTAAGGCGGTTGATTCTAAATTAGTTGAAATAGAATCTGAGGCGGAAGACGTTTTCGTTCGTGCTCTTGCCATGAAACTGACCg gaagTGTTTGGTTAGGTGGTACAGACTTCGGGGTAGAAGGGCGATGGGTCTGGGAGTCTGACAGATCAGCATTTTCATACAGCGCATGGAACACAGCAAAAGGACAACCcaatgattattttaaacaaaactgcCTCACACTTTCTCTTAATAACAACCTAACTTGGTTTGACCAGAACTGTGATATGACATACCAATATATTTGCGAAcgaaatttttttccaaattga